The Psychromonas sp. MME1 genome window below encodes:
- the ubiE gene encoding bifunctional demethylmenaquinone methyltransferase/2-methoxy-6-polyprenyl-1,4-benzoquinol methylase UbiE: MSNTQENTTHFGFKTVQENQKAELVADVFHSVAAKYDLMNDVLSMGIHRIWKRFTIDCSGIRQGQKVLDLAGGTGDLTAKFSRIVGKNGHVVLADINESMLKVGRSKLRDLGIVGNVNYVQANAEELPFPDNHFDLVTIAFGLRNVTDKDKALASIYRVLKPGGRLLVLEFSKPLYKPVSKFYDFYSFNILPKLGKLFANDSDSYQYLAESIRMHPNQDTLKEMMENVGFEGSEYFNLSAGIVALHRGYKY, translated from the coding sequence ATGAGTAACACACAAGAAAACACCACTCATTTTGGCTTTAAGACGGTTCAGGAAAACCAAAAAGCTGAGCTAGTTGCCGATGTATTCCACTCTGTTGCGGCTAAGTACGACCTGATGAATGATGTTTTATCGATGGGTATCCACCGCATATGGAAGCGATTTACAATTGATTGTTCTGGTATTCGTCAAGGCCAAAAGGTATTAGATTTAGCCGGTGGAACAGGCGACTTAACGGCAAAGTTTTCCCGTATTGTCGGTAAAAATGGTCACGTTGTTTTAGCGGATATCAATGAATCAATGCTTAAAGTTGGCCGTAGCAAATTACGTGACCTTGGTATTGTCGGCAATGTTAATTATGTACAGGCCAACGCAGAAGAACTTCCTTTTCCCGATAACCATTTTGATTTGGTCACCATTGCCTTTGGTTTACGTAATGTCACCGATAAGGATAAAGCATTAGCTTCTATCTATCGCGTCTTAAAACCCGGTGGCCGTTTATTAGTGCTCGAGTTTTCCAAGCCACTATATAAGCCTGTTAGTAAATTTTACGATTTCTATTCTTTTAATATCCTCCCAAAATTGGGCAAATTATTTGCTAATGATAGTGATAGTTATCAATATCTTGCAGAAAGTATTCGCATGCATCCAAATCAGGATACACTAAAAGAGATGATGGAAAATGTCGGCTTTGAAGGAAGTGAATACTTTAATTTAAGCGCGGGCATCGTGGCGCTTCACCGTGGATATAAATACTAG
- the tatA gene encoding Sec-independent protein translocase subunit TatA — MGGIGIWQLIIIAVIVVLLFGTKKLRGIGSDLGGAIKGFKKAMSEEESAAKEVENKSTEQQLKTEHKTDTKEKQKEQE; from the coding sequence ATGGGCGGCATCGGCATTTGGCAATTAATCATTATCGCAGTTATTGTAGTTTTACTTTTTGGCACCAAAAAATTACGTGGCATAGGAAGTGATTTAGGAGGTGCAATTAAGGGCTTTAAAAAAGCGATGAGTGAAGAAGAAAGCGCCGCTAAGGAAGTTGAAAATAAAAGTACTGAGCAACAATTAAAAACAGAGCATAAAACAGATACAAAAGAAAAACAGAAAGAGCAGGAATAA
- the tatB gene encoding Sec-independent protein translocase protein TatB has protein sequence MFDIGFWELVVISVIGLIVLGPERLPTAIRSVVKWINTAKSMANSVKSDISHELKLHEMNENMIKASKNGLHNLDPELQQSIDEMKQAAKDLSRPYQSDGETLSETTKSDPSQIKTEGKSE, from the coding sequence ATGTTTGATATTGGTTTTTGGGAACTGGTTGTTATTTCCGTTATTGGTTTGATTGTTCTTGGCCCAGAACGTCTACCAACGGCTATTCGTAGTGTGGTCAAATGGATAAACACTGCCAAAAGTATGGCTAATTCGGTCAAAAGTGATATTTCACATGAACTGAAATTGCATGAGATGAATGAAAATATGATAAAAGCCAGTAAAAATGGGCTGCATAATCTCGATCCCGAACTGCAACAATCCATTGATGAAATGAAACAAGCTGCTAAAGATTTGAGTCGCCCTTATCAAAGTGACGGTGAAACACTTAGCGAAACAACTAAGAGTGATCCAAGCCAAATCAAAACCGAGGGTAAAAGTGAATGA
- a CDS encoding TatD family hydrolase: MIDIGVNLTNKRFQNDLHEVIDNAKQAGLSALIITGTDIESSEKAIALAQTEQDFLFCTVGIHPHDASNFDSHSLAKLAQLAENPQVKAIGECGLDFNRNYSTPAEQEYAFVQQLELAVQLQLPVFMHERDANARFIELLTPYRQQLPHAVLHCFTGNETELERCLALDLHIGITGWICDERRGSELFDLVKLIPDNRLLIETDAPYLLPRSMRPKPKSSRNEPKYLPYIAQTIALARQQSVQTVIRNTQKNSQAFFNLPL; the protein is encoded by the coding sequence ATGATAGATATCGGTGTCAATCTGACCAATAAACGTTTCCAAAACGATCTCCATGAGGTGATTGATAATGCAAAACAGGCGGGATTATCTGCACTGATCATCACGGGAACGGATATTGAAAGTAGCGAAAAAGCGATTGCATTAGCACAAACTGAACAGGATTTTCTCTTTTGCACCGTCGGCATTCACCCCCATGATGCCAGTAACTTTGATAGCCACAGCCTTGCTAAGCTTGCCCAATTAGCTGAAAATCCACAGGTTAAAGCGATTGGTGAATGCGGTTTAGATTTTAATCGTAATTATTCAACCCCAGCAGAGCAGGAGTATGCCTTTGTGCAACAACTGGAATTGGCGGTGCAATTACAACTGCCCGTTTTTATGCACGAACGCGATGCTAATGCCCGTTTTATCGAATTATTAACACCCTATCGGCAGCAACTTCCCCATGCAGTACTACACTGTTTTACAGGCAATGAAACTGAATTAGAGCGCTGCTTAGCATTAGATTTACACATCGGTATTACCGGTTGGATTTGCGATGAACGTCGTGGCAGTGAGCTATTCGACTTAGTAAAGTTAATTCCAGATAATCGTTTGCTGATCGAAACGGATGCCCCCTATCTGTTACCAAGAAGTATGCGGCCTAAACCAAAATCAAGTCGCAATGAACCTAAATATCTCCCTTATATTGCACAAACGATTGCTTTGGCGCGTCAACAATCTGTACAAACGGTTATCCGAAACACACAAAAAAATAGCCAAGCATTTTTTAATTTACCCCTTTGA
- a CDS encoding LysM peptidoglycan-binding domain-containing protein — MNCSLFYGKLRPFIFANGPFMKFYCLFFAVLFLSACQTTQNSNIASESNTSTLSDRNEELAEKQMQDIEFEEGLSHLTENVQVLNEEENNAANYKNIWRKLANGFQFEVPDNSRIAEQRDYYLKHPNYLKQVSKRAEPFLYLIVEQIEANNLPLDLALLPVVESTFDPFAYSPSRASGLWQFMPITGERFGLQQDWWYDGRRDVYASTDAALSYMEFLYNFLDNDWLHALAAYNSGEGRVRNAVRSNQRKNKATDYWQLSLPRETENYVPKLLALVDILRNHEKYGVELPFIANQQVLSYVDTGSQLDLAYAAELAELSVAEIQLLNPAFNHWATSPDGPHKLLIPTVIEEQFNEQLSAIDKSKRIQWQRYKVRKGDSLSVIAKNHATTQRVLKQINNLDSSFIKIGQALLIPVSSAQEGDYIYTQAQRFAREKNKSRQGKRKVEHTVVEGDTLWDISRRYNVTTKEIAQWNKISSTKTLRLGKQLTIWQTAVAATKSKKTNKTTRSITYKVRSGDSLHAIAMKFNVSTSDLVRWNQLANKKYIHPGQSLKVYVDVLKSST, encoded by the coding sequence ATGAATTGTTCTCTCTTTTACGGTAAGCTACGCCCCTTCATTTTTGCAAACGGTCCTTTTATGAAATTTTATTGTCTTTTTTTTGCGGTGTTATTTTTAAGCGCTTGCCAAACAACCCAAAATAGCAATATTGCTAGTGAAAGTAATACGTCCACTCTTTCCGATAGAAATGAAGAGCTTGCAGAAAAACAGATGCAAGATATTGAGTTTGAAGAAGGGCTAAGCCATTTAACAGAAAATGTACAAGTGTTAAATGAGGAAGAAAATAACGCCGCAAATTATAAAAATATTTGGCGTAAACTGGCTAATGGTTTTCAGTTTGAAGTGCCTGATAATAGCCGTATTGCAGAACAGCGAGATTATTATTTAAAACACCCTAACTACTTAAAGCAGGTATCAAAACGGGCAGAGCCATTTTTGTATCTGATTGTCGAACAAATCGAAGCGAATAACCTCCCCCTTGATTTAGCATTATTACCCGTGGTTGAAAGCACCTTTGACCCCTTCGCCTATTCACCCAGTCGTGCATCAGGTTTATGGCAATTTATGCCCATTACCGGTGAACGATTTGGACTACAACAAGATTGGTGGTACGACGGGCGTCGTGATGTTTATGCCTCTACCGATGCTGCTCTAAGTTATATGGAGTTCCTGTATAACTTTTTAGATAATGATTGGCTACATGCGCTTGCTGCTTATAATTCTGGTGAAGGTCGTGTTCGTAACGCCGTGCGCAGCAATCAAAGAAAAAATAAAGCGACAGATTATTGGCAACTCTCTTTACCACGCGAAACCGAAAATTATGTCCCGAAATTATTAGCCCTCGTCGATATTTTGCGTAATCACGAAAAATATGGTGTGGAATTGCCTTTTATTGCTAATCAACAGGTACTGAGTTATGTCGATACTGGGTCGCAGCTTGATTTAGCCTATGCAGCAGAGCTCGCTGAGTTATCGGTTGCAGAAATTCAACTGCTAAACCCCGCTTTTAACCACTGGGCGACCTCTCCTGACGGACCTCATAAATTATTGATACCTACCGTTATCGAAGAGCAGTTTAATGAACAGTTAAGTGCCATTGATAAAAGCAAGCGTATTCAATGGCAGCGCTATAAAGTGCGCAAAGGCGATAGTTTAAGTGTTATTGCTAAGAACCATGCGACCACCCAACGGGTATTAAAACAGATAAATAATCTCGATAGTTCTTTTATTAAAATTGGCCAAGCACTACTCATCCCTGTTTCCAGTGCCCAGGAAGGAGATTATATTTATACACAGGCGCAACGTTTTGCCCGGGAAAAAAATAAAAGTCGGCAGGGTAAACGCAAGGTTGAGCATACTGTCGTAGAGGGGGATACCCTTTGGGATATCAGCCGCCGCTATAATGTAACAACGAAAGAGATTGCCCAATGGAATAAGATAAGTAGCACGAAAACGTTACGTTTGGGTAAACAGCTGACTATTTGGCAAACCGCAGTCGCTGCAACTAAAAGTAAAAAAACCAATAAAACTACCCGCTCTATTACCTATAAGGTGCGCTCGGGGGACTCATTACACGCCATTGCCATGAAGTTTAATGTCAGCACTTCGGATTTAGTGCGCTGGAATCAGTTGGCCAATAAAAAATATATTCATCCAGGACAAAGTTTGAAAGTCTATGTCGATGTACTTAAATCAAGTACCTAA
- a CDS encoding SCP2 sterol-binding domain-containing protein encodes MPLDNLFCGLLETAVNKIHQLDACAEQRRKQLDGTIFSVLIKELNKPLYFVISAQQIDILSQFEGTIDCSINVNISALPELQNNLQLTHLIKTEQLEVQGDIKLVQQFAQLLTEMNIDWEEFLSTKVGDVLAHKICYHLKSAKQDINQQLIKLQSHGAQIVTEELKIAPGPLQVAYFCDQVSDVEKQCAQLEARLKRCTEKFNGTVND; translated from the coding sequence ATGCCATTAGATAACTTATTTTGCGGATTACTTGAAACAGCGGTCAATAAAATACATCAACTTGATGCCTGTGCTGAACAACGCCGTAAGCAACTTGATGGGACCATTTTCTCTGTCTTGATTAAAGAGCTAAATAAACCTCTATATTTTGTGATTAGTGCACAACAAATCGATATATTAAGCCAATTTGAAGGAACTATAGACTGTTCTATCAACGTAAATATATCCGCTTTACCCGAGCTTCAGAATAACCTTCAACTTACCCACTTAATTAAAACAGAACAGTTAGAAGTACAAGGAGATATAAAACTTGTCCAGCAGTTCGCTCAGCTATTAACTGAAATGAATATTGATTGGGAAGAGTTTCTGTCAACGAAAGTCGGTGATGTACTCGCACATAAAATTTGTTATCACTTAAAATCAGCCAAGCAAGATATTAATCAACAACTCATTAAATTACAGTCTCACGGCGCGCAAATTGTTACTGAAGAGTTAAAAATAGCCCCTGGTCCATTACAGGTAGCCTATTTTTGCGATCAAGTCAGTGACGTTGAAAAACAGTGTGCACAACTTGAAGCCCGTTTAAAACGTTGTACTGAAAAATTTAACGGAACGGTTAATGATTAA
- the tatC gene encoding twin-arginine translocase subunit TatC: protein MSTQQNDHANSQHSLPLISHLLELRDRLLRIVAVVMVIFLSLVYFSNDIYHYLAIPLTSQLPEGSSMIATGVATPFFTPIKLTIVISIFIAIPVILYQIWAFVAPGLYKHERKLVAPLVVTSALLFYLGMVFSYYVVFPLVFSFFTSTAPEGVTIATDISSYLDFVLKLFFAFGLAFEIPIATLLLCWTGATTPKKLKEKRPYIVVTAFVIGMLLTPPDVISQTLLAVPMLILFELGLLFARFYVPKEEQIEEQQTPE from the coding sequence ATGAGCACTCAACAAAATGACCATGCAAATTCACAGCATAGTTTACCGCTAATCTCTCACTTATTAGAGTTACGTGATCGATTATTACGCATTGTCGCTGTCGTGATGGTGATATTTCTAAGCTTGGTCTATTTTTCTAACGATATCTACCACTACCTTGCTATTCCACTAACGAGCCAACTACCTGAAGGCTCCAGCATGATCGCAACGGGAGTTGCTACCCCTTTCTTCACACCAATAAAACTGACTATTGTCATCTCAATTTTTATTGCGATACCTGTGATCCTCTATCAAATATGGGCTTTTGTTGCACCGGGCTTGTATAAACATGAACGTAAATTGGTAGCCCCTTTGGTGGTAACCAGTGCCCTACTTTTCTATTTAGGTATGGTCTTTTCTTACTATGTTGTTTTTCCCTTGGTATTCTCATTCTTTACTAGCACCGCACCGGAAGGTGTCACCATCGCAACTGATATCAGCAGTTATCTCGACTTTGTATTAAAACTATTTTTTGCCTTTGGTTTAGCCTTTGAAATCCCCATTGCCACGCTATTATTATGCTGGACTGGTGCGACAACCCCTAAAAAATTAAAAGAAAAAAGACCTTACATTGTCGTCACTGCTTTTGTCATTGGTATGCTGTTAACGCCTCCAGATGTTATTTCCCAAACGTTACTCGCGGTGCCGATGTTAATATTATTTGAACTTGGTCTACTGTTTGCTCGTTTTTATGTTCCAAAAGAAGAGCAGATAGAAGAACAACAAACGCCAGAGTAG
- a CDS encoding class I SAM-dependent methyltransferase, which produces MKRAKTTRILTSIDDWQQLPNGNKLLYQTQLHIDNHLPKCFGSHLLKLGQLSCQLNTSRSPIPHQISCAANGNAVTLIADLHQLPFQDCSIDLCVLAHELDFSSDPHQLLREIDRVLALDGTLIISGYNPISLFGLRTLVTEKKSQRARLFFPNRVIDWLHLLGFEIKQKQHFDFIANGEDGQLSAYIEKIGQQFLPYLCSVYFIIAKKQSIPMTPIKSHFEFKKTIIAEQAAVTRQR; this is translated from the coding sequence ATGAAGAGAGCGAAAACAACACGCATATTAACCTCGATTGATGATTGGCAACAGTTACCTAACGGCAATAAACTACTTTATCAAACTCAGCTGCATATTGATAACCATCTGCCTAAATGCTTCGGCTCTCACCTTTTAAAATTAGGACAATTAAGTTGCCAACTTAATACTAGCCGCTCACCAATTCCCCATCAAATTAGCTGTGCGGCAAACGGTAACGCGGTTACCCTAATAGCAGATTTACATCAACTACCTTTTCAAGACTGTAGTATCGACCTCTGTGTGCTTGCCCATGAACTTGATTTCTCCAGCGATCCCCACCAATTACTGCGTGAAATCGATCGCGTGTTAGCCTTAGATGGCACACTCATAATAAGTGGTTATAACCCAATTAGCCTATTTGGATTACGCACCTTAGTGACCGAAAAAAAATCCCAAAGAGCACGACTCTTTTTCCCAAACAGGGTCATTGACTGGCTACATTTGTTAGGCTTTGAAATCAAACAAAAACAACACTTTGATTTTATTGCTAATGGTGAAGATGGCCAACTCTCCGCATATATTGAAAAAATAGGCCAGCAATTTTTACCCTATTTATGTAGTGTCTATTTTATCATTGCCAAAAAACAGAGCATCCCAATGACCCCAATTAAATCACATTTTGAATTTAAAAAAACAATCATCGCCGAACAAGCCGCCGTCACACGACAGCGTTAG
- the pgi gene encoding glucose-6-phosphate isomerase: protein MLKNINPTKTAAWSELQALFDANSDMQMATLFANDADRFKAFSCQFNDEILVDFSKNLITKEIFAKLLQLAEEVDLKGAIKAQFAGDKINVTEDRAVLHTALRNRSNTPVMVDGEDVMPKVNAVQEKMKAFCAKVHSGEWKGYTGKRITDIVNIGIGGSDLGPFMVTEALRAYKVDGIEAHFVSNVDGTHIVETLAKLDPETTLFLIASKTFTTQETMTNAHSARDWFLNFAQDEAFVAKHFAALSTNAKSVTEFGIDVDNMFEFWDWVGGRYSIWSAIGLSIALTIGYDNYADLLAGAHDMDKHFAETDFANNIPVILAVIGIWYNNFYGAESETILPYDQYMHRFPAYFQQGNMESNGKSVDRNGDVVDYQTGPIIWGEPGTNGQHAFYQLIHQGTKLIPCDFIAPAISHNPTGDHHTKLLSNFFAQTEALAFGKSQAQVEAEFAAAGKAAADVAHLVPSKVFVGNKPTNSILVKQITPTTLGQLIAMYEQKIFAQGIIWNIFSFDQWGVELGKQLAGQILPELNTADDVASHDSSTNGLINTWKAWK from the coding sequence ATGCTAAAAAATATCAATCCAACGAAAACAGCGGCATGGTCTGAATTACAAGCTCTATTTGATGCTAATTCTGATATGCAAATGGCGACACTTTTTGCTAATGATGCAGACCGTTTTAAGGCATTTTCTTGTCAGTTTAACGATGAGATTTTAGTCGATTTTTCTAAGAACTTAATCACTAAAGAGATTTTTGCAAAACTGTTGCAACTTGCTGAAGAAGTGGATCTTAAAGGTGCGATTAAAGCACAGTTCGCGGGTGACAAAATCAATGTGACTGAAGACCGTGCTGTTTTACATACGGCGCTTCGTAACCGTAGTAACACTCCCGTTATGGTTGATGGCGAAGATGTTATGCCAAAAGTGAACGCTGTTCAGGAAAAAATGAAAGCATTCTGTGCGAAAGTACATTCAGGTGAATGGAAAGGTTACACGGGTAAACGTATTACAGATATCGTTAATATCGGCATCGGTGGTTCTGACTTAGGCCCATTCATGGTAACTGAAGCACTTCGTGCCTATAAAGTAGATGGCATCGAAGCACATTTTGTATCGAATGTAGATGGTACGCACATCGTTGAGACGTTAGCGAAACTGGATCCTGAAACCACACTATTCTTAATTGCTTCAAAAACATTTACCACGCAAGAGACAATGACCAATGCACACAGCGCACGTGATTGGTTCTTAAATTTTGCGCAGGATGAAGCCTTTGTTGCTAAACATTTTGCTGCACTATCAACTAATGCAAAATCGGTTACGGAATTTGGTATCGATGTTGATAACATGTTTGAATTCTGGGATTGGGTAGGTGGTCGTTATTCAATTTGGTCTGCAATTGGTTTATCAATCGCATTGACCATTGGTTATGATAATTATGCAGATCTACTTGCTGGTGCTCATGACATGGATAAACACTTTGCTGAGACTGATTTTGCCAACAACATTCCGGTTATTTTAGCAGTTATTGGTATTTGGTATAACAACTTCTACGGCGCAGAATCTGAAACTATTCTGCCTTATGACCAATATATGCACCGTTTCCCTGCTTATTTCCAACAGGGTAATATGGAGTCAAATGGTAAATCAGTGGATCGCAATGGCGATGTGGTTGATTATCAAACGGGTCCAATCATCTGGGGTGAGCCGGGTACAAATGGCCAACACGCTTTCTATCAATTAATTCATCAAGGCACTAAATTAATTCCTTGTGACTTTATTGCACCAGCGATAAGCCATAACCCGACTGGCGATCACCATACTAAACTGCTATCTAATTTCTTTGCACAAACAGAAGCGTTAGCCTTTGGTAAAAGCCAAGCACAAGTGGAAGCTGAATTTGCAGCGGCAGGTAAAGCTGCGGCGGATGTGGCGCATTTAGTACCTTCTAAAGTGTTTGTTGGTAACAAACCAACTAACTCTATTTTAGTGAAGCAAATTACGCCAACAACATTAGGCCAATTAATTGCGATGTATGAGCAAAAAATATTCGCGCAAGGTATTATTTGGAATATCTTCTCATTTGACCAATGGGGTGTGGAACTGGGTAAACAACTTGCGGGACAAATTCTGCCTGAATTGAATACAGCAGATGACGTTGCAAGCCACGATAGCTCAACAAATGGTCTAATTAATACTTGGAAAGCTTGGAAATAA
- the gloB gene encoding hydroxyacylglutathione hydrolase produces the protein MINILTIQAFNDNYIWLIKDSQSPHCIVVDPGDAQPVLEILAAQQLIVDAILITHHHHDHIGGVKQIVATSDSEVLLYSKAALFDQSILVSQGSSLTFFEGRLTLSVMEVPGHTLDHVAYYNESLLFCGDTLFSGGCGRVFEGTHEQMLDSLMRLLELNDETKVYCAHEYTQSNLIFALQVEPKNKELLNYIQQVSKLRQQGVPTIPTTIAREKAINPFLRCQEPSLINGLQNCLHMELNDPLATFRALRQYKDRY, from the coding sequence ATGATCAATATTCTCACCATTCAGGCGTTTAATGATAACTATATTTGGCTTATTAAAGATAGTCAAAGTCCGCATTGTATTGTTGTAGACCCTGGTGATGCACAGCCTGTTTTAGAGATTTTAGCCGCGCAGCAGTTAATCGTGGATGCTATTTTAATCACACATCATCATCATGATCATATTGGTGGCGTTAAACAAATAGTCGCAACGAGTGATAGTGAGGTTTTACTCTATAGTAAAGCGGCGTTATTCGACCAATCGATATTAGTTTCACAGGGCAGTTCATTAACCTTCTTTGAGGGGCGTTTAACACTTTCGGTGATGGAGGTGCCTGGTCATACGCTTGATCATGTTGCCTATTATAATGAGTCCCTATTATTTTGTGGCGATACACTCTTTTCGGGGGGATGTGGACGGGTTTTTGAAGGGACACATGAGCAGATGTTAGATTCCCTAATGCGTTTGCTTGAGCTAAATGATGAGACGAAAGTTTATTGCGCCCACGAATATACACAGAGTAACCTTATTTTTGCATTACAAGTAGAGCCAAAAAATAAAGAATTACTTAATTATATCCAACAGGTGAGTAAATTACGCCAACAAGGCGTGCCAACAATACCTACCACTATCGCCCGTGAAAAAGCCATTAATCCTTTTTTGCGTTGTCAAGAACCTTCACTTATCAATGGCTTGCAAAACTGCTTGCATATGGAACTAAATGATCCCCTTGCGACTTTTAGGGCATTGCGTCAATACAAGGATCGCTATTAA
- the hemB gene encoding porphobilinogen synthase has translation MTLSQQFPARRLRRLRKHDFSRRLVAENQLSVNDLIYPMFVIEGENRREAIASMPGIERLSLDQLVTEAKQLVELGIPAIALFPVVPEDLKSEMAEEAYNSAGLAQRAVISIKEACPELGVITDVALDPFTTHGQDGIINGDGYVLNDITTEILVKQALSHAQAGADIVAPSDMMDGRIGAIREALENAGYINTQIMAYSAKYASNYYGPFRDAVGSAGNLKGANKSTYQMDPANSDEAIHEVALDIQEGADMVMVKPGMPYLDIVRRVKTELKVPTFAYQVSGEYAMHKAAIANGWLKEKETVLESLLCFKRAGADGILTYFAKQVAIWLKEDNK, from the coding sequence ATGACACTTTCTCAACAATTCCCCGCTCGTCGTTTACGTCGTTTACGTAAACATGACTTTTCACGACGTTTGGTGGCAGAAAATCAACTTAGCGTTAATGATCTTATCTATCCGATGTTTGTTATTGAAGGCGAAAATCGCCGTGAAGCAATTGCCTCCATGCCCGGTATTGAACGTTTATCATTAGATCAATTAGTCACAGAAGCAAAACAACTCGTTGAATTAGGTATTCCTGCCATCGCCCTATTCCCTGTTGTGCCAGAAGATCTTAAAAGTGAAATGGCAGAAGAGGCCTATAATAGCGCGGGCCTAGCACAACGAGCAGTTATCTCTATTAAAGAAGCCTGTCCCGAACTCGGTGTCATAACCGATGTCGCCCTTGATCCCTTTACCACTCACGGACAAGATGGCATCATTAATGGCGATGGTTATGTGCTCAATGATATCACCACCGAAATACTGGTCAAACAAGCCCTTTCCCATGCACAAGCGGGTGCCGATATTGTCGCACCTTCAGATATGATGGATGGACGGATTGGTGCAATCCGTGAGGCACTTGAAAACGCAGGTTACATCAATACACAAATCATGGCCTATAGTGCCAAGTATGCATCCAATTATTACGGCCCATTTCGCGACGCAGTCGGTAGCGCAGGCAATTTAAAGGGCGCTAATAAATCTACCTATCAAATGGATCCAGCTAACAGTGATGAAGCTATTCATGAGGTTGCTCTTGATATTCAAGAAGGTGCCGATATGGTGATGGTTAAACCCGGCATGCCCTATCTCGATATTGTCCGCCGTGTCAAAACAGAGCTAAAAGTACCGACCTTTGCCTATCAAGTCAGTGGTGAATATGCAATGCATAAAGCCGCTATTGCTAATGGTTGGCTAAAGGAAAAAGAGACGGTTTTGGAATCACTACTCTGCTTTAAACGAGCGGGCGCAGATGGCATTTTGACCTATTTTGCCAAGCAGGTTGCTATCTGGCTAAAGGAAGATAATAAGTAA
- the rnhA gene encoding ribonuclease HI, with translation MKKIQLYTDGSCLGNPGPGGYGAILIYKQHRRELAEGFLRTTNNRMEMLACIKGLESLTEQCVVDITTDSQYVRQGITQWIHNWKKRGWKTAAKAPVKNVDLWKALDAAQEKHQITWHWVKGHSGHPENERCDELARQAAEDNPSQEDVGYDG, from the coding sequence ATGAAAAAAATCCAACTTTATACAGATGGTTCATGTTTAGGAAATCCAGGACCGGGTGGTTATGGTGCTATTTTAATTTACAAGCAACACCGTCGTGAACTCGCCGAGGGTTTTTTACGCACAACCAATAATCGTATGGAGATGCTAGCTTGTATAAAAGGGTTAGAATCCTTAACAGAGCAATGTGTTGTTGATATTACAACAGATAGCCAATATGTGCGCCAAGGTATCACGCAATGGATCCACAATTGGAAAAAAAGAGGCTGGAAAACCGCTGCTAAAGCACCGGTTAAAAATGTTGATTTATGGAAGGCGCTTGATGCTGCACAGGAAAAACATCAAATTACTTGGCATTGGGTCAAGGGGCATTCAGGACACCCAGAAAACGAACGCTGTGATGAGTTAGCAAGGCAGGCTGCAGAGGATAACCCAAGCCAAGAAGATGTCGGATATGATGGCTAA